A single genomic interval of Shewanella psychropiezotolerans harbors:
- the holA gene encoding DNA polymerase III subunit delta gives MRVYPDQLLRNLSPLKQCYLIFGDDPWLCETSRSQIYHQAKSQGFEEKIQLTQESGFNWNELVDQWQAMSLFSSRRVIELILPQAKPGAEGGTIFQSLMQMANPDVLLIITGPKLAAEQTKSKWFKTLDSQGIYVPCMTPEGSQFQRWLEGRIQHFALNLTRDAKDMLFSLYEGNLLAADQSLQLLQLLSPNEQIDSPELSRYFEDQSRFSVFQLTDAMLNNRQDKAQHILSQLKAEGVAMPIILWGIFKELAILLQLKSAQEAQESLQGLWGKLRIWDKRKPFYLAALNRLSQFQIEALLASASDIELKLKQQGIEDWTGVSHLSLLFDPKAHAALSHIQLNDWS, from the coding sequence ATGCGGGTCTATCCAGATCAACTCCTACGTAATCTCTCTCCCTTGAAGCAGTGTTATCTCATCTTCGGCGATGATCCTTGGCTGTGCGAAACCAGTCGTAGCCAGATCTATCATCAAGCCAAGAGTCAAGGTTTCGAGGAGAAAATCCAACTGACCCAGGAAAGTGGATTTAACTGGAATGAATTGGTCGATCAATGGCAAGCCATGAGCCTGTTTTCCAGCCGTAGAGTGATCGAATTAATTTTACCTCAGGCCAAGCCTGGAGCCGAAGGCGGCACTATATTTCAAAGCCTGATGCAGATGGCTAATCCAGATGTGCTATTGATCATCACCGGACCTAAGCTCGCAGCGGAACAGACAAAGAGTAAATGGTTCAAAACCTTAGATAGCCAAGGTATATATGTTCCTTGTATGACCCCCGAAGGTTCACAATTTCAGCGTTGGTTAGAGGGTCGGATCCAACACTTCGCGCTAAACTTAACTCGCGATGCTAAAGATATGCTGTTCAGCCTCTATGAGGGGAATTTACTCGCAGCCGACCAGTCATTGCAGCTGCTGCAGTTATTGAGCCCAAATGAGCAGATAGACAGCCCGGAGCTGAGCCGTTATTTCGAAGACCAATCGCGTTTTAGCGTGTTTCAGCTCACTGATGCTATGCTCAATAACCGTCAGGACAAGGCGCAACATATCCTCTCCCAGCTAAAAGCCGAAGGCGTCGCCATGCCGATTATCTTGTGGGGGATATTCAAGGAACTGGCCATTCTTTTACAATTAAAATCAGCCCAGGAGGCCCAAGAATCTTTGCAAGGCCTCTGGGGTAAATTACGCATTTGGGATAAACGAAAACCTTTTTATCTGGCAGCCTTAAACAGACTGTCCCAGTTCCAGATAGAGGCCTTACTCGCCAGCGCTTCAGATATAGAGTTAAAACTGAAACAACAAGGTATAGAAGATTGGACTGGCGTGAGTCATCTGAGCTTACTGTTCGATCCTAAAGCCCATGCGGCCTTATCTCATATTCAACTCAACGACTGGAGCTAA
- a CDS encoding LPS-assembly lipoprotein LptE — protein sequence MLIKRICFAIAALSIMLSAGCGFKLQGNYSIPEQLQTLHLTSQDEYSELTRLVRERLRLHSITLVDASDDIPTLHILHDSLDRTTLSLYPTGNVAEYELTYHVTFAVRLPQGEAQEFDVDIHRDYLDDPRTALAKSREMEILLKEMRNQAADQMIQILASLEVK from the coding sequence ATGCTTATTAAACGCATATGTTTCGCAATAGCGGCACTGAGTATCATGCTCAGTGCCGGTTGCGGCTTTAAACTCCAGGGCAACTACTCGATACCTGAGCAGTTACAGACCCTGCACCTAACGAGTCAAGATGAGTACAGTGAGCTGACTCGACTGGTTCGCGAACGTCTACGTCTGCACAGCATTACTTTAGTCGATGCAAGCGATGACATCCCCACCTTACACATTTTACATGACTCATTGGACAGAACGACTCTTTCCCTCTACCCGACCGGTAATGTGGCCGAGTATGAGCTAACTTACCATGTGACTTTTGCCGTACGTTTACCTCAAGGTGAAGCGCAGGAGTTCGACGTCGATATTCATCGCGATTATCTTGACGATCCCAGAACCGCATTAGCCAAGAGCCGTGAAATGGAAATCTTGCTAAAAGAGATGCGTAATCAGGCTGCGGATCAGATGATTCAAATCCTTGCTTCCCTCGAGGTGAAATGA
- the leuS gene encoding leucine--tRNA ligase yields MQEQYQPSEIEAKVQQHWQDKKTFEVTEDENKEKFYCLAMFPYPSGRLHMGHVRNYTIGDVIARYQRLQGKNVLQPIGWDSFGLPAENAAIKNKTAPAPWTYENIDYMKNQLKMLGFGYDWSREIATCTPEYYRWEQWFFTKLFEKGLVYKKTSSVNWCPNDETVLANEQVIDGCCWRCDTVVEQKEIPQWFIKITEYADELLTDLDQLDEWPEQVKTMQRNWIGRSEGIEMTFKVVDSEESFDIYTTRPDTVMGVTYVAIAAGHPLAEQAAANNTELAAFIEECKNADTTEAAMAAMEKRGVATGLYATHPLTGKQVPIWAANFVLMNYGTGAVMSVPAHDQRDYEFAIKYGLAIEGVIKPSDSELDISEVAYTEKGVLFNSGNAFPELDGLDFQAAFDAIDARLMAEGKGKRQVNFRLRDWGVSRQRYWGAPIPMMTLADGTVVATPEDQLPVILPEDVVMDGIQSPIKADKEWAKTTYNGEEAFKETDTFDTFMESSWYYARYCSPHADQMLDPAKANYWLPVDQYIGGIEHACMHLLYFRFFHKLLRDIGLVDSDEPAKRLLTQGMVLADAFYYNNERGARVWVAPSDVTVQETDDKGRILKAIDKDGNELVYTGMSKMSKSKNNGIDPQEMVDKFGADTVRLFMMFAAPPELTLEWQESSVEGAHRFIKRLWKLAHDHIAKGPTATLDIKSLDAKQKELRRELHKTIVKVTDDIERRQMFNTAIASIMELMNRLLKAPQESEQDRALLNEALSAVVRLLYPIIPHTSFSLWNELGNAEAIEDVLWPKADESALVEDSKLIIVQVNGKLRAKITVPADATKDVVEEQGLAEEGVLKHTEGKTIRKIIYVPGKLLNIVAN; encoded by the coding sequence ATGCAAGAGCAATATCAACCTTCAGAAATTGAAGCTAAAGTGCAGCAGCACTGGCAGGACAAGAAAACATTTGAAGTCACCGAAGATGAGAACAAGGAGAAGTTTTACTGTCTCGCCATGTTCCCTTACCCTTCAGGCCGGCTGCACATGGGTCATGTACGTAACTACACAATAGGCGACGTAATAGCCCGTTACCAGCGATTACAGGGAAAAAATGTATTACAGCCTATCGGTTGGGATTCATTTGGCCTACCCGCTGAAAACGCAGCGATCAAGAATAAAACGGCTCCAGCCCCTTGGACTTACGAAAATATCGACTACATGAAGAACCAGCTGAAGATGCTGGGATTCGGTTACGATTGGAGCCGTGAAATCGCAACCTGCACCCCCGAGTACTACCGTTGGGAGCAGTGGTTCTTCACCAAGTTATTTGAAAAAGGTCTGGTCTATAAGAAGACCTCATCGGTTAACTGGTGCCCCAACGATGAAACGGTTTTGGCTAACGAGCAAGTGATCGATGGCTGTTGCTGGCGCTGTGACACTGTAGTTGAGCAAAAAGAGATCCCGCAGTGGTTTATCAAGATCACCGAATATGCCGATGAGCTACTAACCGATCTCGACCAACTCGATGAGTGGCCTGAGCAGGTCAAGACCATGCAGCGTAACTGGATAGGTCGCAGCGAAGGCATAGAGATGACCTTCAAAGTTGTCGATAGCGAAGAGAGCTTCGATATCTATACCACGCGTCCCGATACAGTTATGGGTGTGACCTATGTTGCTATCGCAGCTGGCCACCCTCTCGCCGAGCAGGCAGCAGCAAATAATACCGAGCTTGCCGCATTCATTGAAGAATGTAAGAACGCCGACACCACGGAAGCCGCGATGGCAGCCATGGAAAAGAGAGGTGTTGCTACAGGCCTTTACGCCACTCACCCTTTGACTGGTAAGCAAGTGCCAATCTGGGCGGCTAACTTCGTGCTGATGAATTATGGCACTGGCGCCGTGATGTCTGTACCGGCTCACGATCAACGTGATTATGAATTTGCCATTAAATATGGCTTAGCCATAGAAGGCGTCATTAAGCCAAGCGATAGCGAGCTCGATATCAGCGAAGTAGCCTACACGGAAAAAGGTGTGCTGTTTAATTCGGGAAACGCTTTCCCCGAGCTTGACGGATTGGATTTCCAGGCCGCATTCGATGCCATCGACGCTCGATTAATGGCTGAAGGCAAAGGTAAACGTCAAGTTAATTTCCGTCTGCGTGACTGGGGCGTATCCCGTCAACGCTACTGGGGTGCTCCTATCCCTATGATGACACTGGCTGATGGTACTGTGGTAGCGACACCGGAAGATCAACTACCGGTTATCTTGCCAGAAGATGTGGTAATGGATGGGATCCAGAGCCCAATCAAGGCTGACAAAGAATGGGCCAAGACCACATATAATGGCGAGGAAGCCTTCAAAGAGACGGATACCTTCGACACCTTTATGGAGTCATCTTGGTACTATGCTCGCTACTGTAGCCCCCATGCAGATCAGATGCTAGATCCGGCTAAGGCTAACTACTGGCTACCAGTTGATCAGTATATCGGCGGCATCGAGCATGCGTGTATGCACTTGCTCTACTTCCGCTTCTTCCACAAGTTACTCAGAGATATCGGCTTAGTCGATTCTGACGAGCCAGCAAAACGCTTACTCACTCAAGGCATGGTGTTGGCAGATGCCTTCTACTATAACAATGAGAGAGGCGCTCGCGTCTGGGTTGCACCTTCGGATGTGACTGTTCAGGAAACTGACGATAAGGGCCGTATCCTTAAAGCCATAGACAAGGATGGCAACGAACTCGTCTATACTGGCATGAGCAAGATGTCTAAGTCTAAGAACAACGGCATCGACCCTCAAGAGATGGTCGATAAGTTTGGTGCCGATACCGTTCGCTTGTTCATGATGTTTGCTGCGCCACCTGAGTTAACCTTAGAGTGGCAAGAATCAAGTGTCGAAGGCGCACACCGTTTCATCAAGCGTCTTTGGAAGCTGGCTCATGACCATATCGCTAAGGGGCCGACTGCCACTCTTGATATCAAGTCTCTCGATGCTAAGCAGAAAGAGCTTCGCCGTGAATTGCACAAGACGATAGTCAAGGTTACCGACGATATCGAACGTCGTCAAATGTTCAACACAGCCATCGCCTCTATCATGGAGCTAATGAACCGCTTACTGAAGGCGCCTCAGGAGTCAGAGCAAGATCGTGCTCTGTTAAATGAAGCACTATCGGCCGTAGTTCGTTTGCTATACCCAATCATTCCCCACACCAGTTTCAGCCTATGGAATGAGTTAGGTAATGCAGAGGCAATCGAAGATGTATTGTGGCCAAAAGCCGATGAATCAGCCCTTGTCGAAGACAGCAAGTTGATCATAGTACAGGTCAACGGTAAGCTTCGTGCAAAGATAACGGTTCCAGCCGATGCAACGAAAGACGTTGTTGAAGAGCAAGGTCTTGCAGAAGAAGGTGTGCTTAAACACACCGAAGGCAAGACCATTCGAAAAATCATCTATGTACCGGGCAAATTGCTCAACATAGTGGCTAACTAA
- a CDS encoding zinc ribbon-containing protein produces the protein MSKRSTELLSVYEALLAQVKSDYSEDNSITIKELFHIVTNSKDFLSIKDRAKDNELALVEQFLKRDIANFLHEKNDLDLSHSPTMITVENTLWHWLSSITDRSQIEWHEVLQDFKHQGHYQSGEIVNQGNMVCTHCGHEMRIEFPGIIPDCPQCDKSDFIREALAP, from the coding sequence ATGAGTAAGAGAAGTACTGAACTACTGTCGGTTTACGAGGCGCTTCTAGCGCAAGTTAAATCTGATTATTCTGAAGATAACTCTATAACTATAAAAGAGTTATTTCATATTGTTACTAACAGTAAAGATTTTCTTTCTATCAAAGACCGAGCTAAGGATAATGAGCTGGCATTAGTTGAACAATTTTTAAAACGTGACATAGCGAATTTTTTACATGAAAAAAATGACTTAGATCTGAGCCATAGCCCGACAATGATCACGGTAGAGAATACATTATGGCATTGGTTGAGCAGTATCACAGACAGAAGCCAGATCGAGTGGCATGAAGTCTTGCAGGATTTTAAGCATCAGGGCCATTATCAAAGCGGTGAAATCGTTAATCAGGGCAATATGGTGTGCACTCACTGCGGCCACGAGATGAGAATCGAATTCCCCGGGATTATTCCTGACTGCCCTCAATGTGATAAGAGTGATTTTATTCGTGAGGCTCTGGCACCTTAA
- a CDS encoding methyl-accepting chemotaxis protein, whose protein sequence is MKFVHKIVITASLILMLSLACLSGYQYFQVKQQIYQQVSGSVDELASSMSNNIEAIMAEKKSITEYAASMLGTDLSDEHFLEVLDQPIIKQHFILSGMGLESGHFVGNDPSWNPGSSYDPRQRTWYQETKNQGEFLFTAPYADAGSGEILVSAAMPLSENGEFKGALFTDISLKSLADISNRANLFGAGYAFIVGKKGEFIAYPDSSKNGRPMSQVFGSQLDTSMASSQLDIDGKMHLVIFRPLSGLDWSLGIVLDEGVIFSAADDLRRDAILYSVLALIVAILLMSGIIRQLMKPLDILNEAMRDVSTGEGDLTRRLSTDSDVEFATLAGNFNNFVIKLQDLIQQVKSIGSEVSQGTQATARGASEALEAMGQQTQEVEQLATAMHEMSVTASDVANNAQSAAYAVQQADNAVSEGVTAVVQTTESIEQLSAQIDNAANAVKELEADTVSIESILGVINAIAGQTNLLALNAAIEAARAGESGRGFAVVADEVRTLAARTQQSTSEIKEKIEKLQVGVATVVSVMDDSRQTTVTTVEKAQVANETLVKIRSSIEEITDMNLQIASAAEEQSQVAEEMNRNTSNIRDLSTQVANNSEQANEAMRNQLEQVKRQEQLLNQFIV, encoded by the coding sequence ATGAAGTTTGTACATAAAATAGTTATTACTGCGAGTCTCATCTTGATGTTGTCACTGGCGTGTTTATCCGGTTATCAATATTTTCAGGTGAAGCAACAAATTTACCAACAGGTATCGGGCAGTGTTGATGAGCTGGCTAGCTCCATGAGCAATAATATTGAAGCTATCATGGCTGAAAAGAAGAGCATTACCGAATATGCAGCCTCTATGCTGGGAACCGATCTATCCGATGAACATTTTCTTGAGGTGCTGGATCAGCCGATAATCAAACAGCACTTTATCTTATCGGGTATGGGATTGGAGAGCGGACATTTCGTCGGCAATGATCCTAGCTGGAATCCTGGATCGAGTTATGATCCTAGACAACGCACGTGGTATCAGGAGACGAAAAATCAGGGTGAGTTTTTGTTTACGGCGCCCTATGCCGATGCTGGTAGTGGTGAAATATTAGTCTCTGCGGCCATGCCTTTATCTGAAAATGGTGAGTTTAAGGGGGCCTTATTCACTGATATCAGTCTTAAGAGTCTGGCTGACATCAGTAACCGGGCTAACCTCTTCGGCGCTGGATATGCATTTATCGTTGGCAAGAAAGGTGAGTTTATTGCGTATCCGGACTCGAGTAAAAATGGACGTCCAATGAGTCAGGTTTTCGGCAGTCAGCTGGATACGTCAATGGCTAGTTCACAACTGGATATTGATGGCAAGATGCACTTGGTCATCTTCAGGCCTCTATCTGGACTGGATTGGAGTCTGGGAATCGTACTGGATGAGGGGGTGATATTTTCTGCTGCCGATGATCTTCGCCGTGATGCAATCTTGTATTCAGTACTGGCGTTAATTGTGGCTATTCTTCTTATGAGTGGCATCATACGCCAGTTGATGAAGCCTCTGGATATATTGAATGAAGCCATGCGAGATGTGTCTACAGGTGAAGGTGATCTGACTCGTAGGTTGAGCACTGATTCAGATGTTGAGTTCGCGACTTTGGCTGGTAACTTCAATAATTTTGTGATCAAATTGCAAGATTTGATTCAGCAGGTGAAGTCAATTGGCAGTGAAGTTAGTCAAGGTACTCAAGCGACGGCCAGAGGAGCCAGTGAAGCCTTGGAAGCCATGGGGCAGCAGACACAAGAAGTTGAGCAGCTCGCCACGGCTATGCATGAGATGTCGGTAACGGCTTCAGATGTCGCCAATAACGCGCAGAGCGCGGCCTATGCAGTCCAGCAAGCCGACAATGCGGTAAGTGAAGGAGTGACTGCCGTAGTGCAAACCACAGAGTCCATCGAGCAGCTATCAGCTCAGATAGATAATGCGGCCAATGCGGTAAAAGAGCTTGAAGCCGATACCGTGAGTATCGAGTCTATTTTAGGTGTGATTAACGCGATTGCTGGGCAAACTAATTTGTTAGCTCTCAATGCGGCAATAGAAGCCGCAAGGGCGGGAGAGTCGGGTAGGGGCTTTGCTGTTGTCGCCGATGAGGTGCGTACTTTGGCTGCGCGAACTCAGCAGTCAACTTCAGAAATTAAAGAGAAAATAGAAAAGTTACAGGTCGGTGTGGCTACTGTCGTGAGTGTGATGGATGACAGTCGACAGACAACAGTGACTACCGTCGAGAAAGCACAGGTGGCGAATGAAACTTTAGTTAAGATCCGCAGTAGTATCGAAGAGATCACCGACATGAACCTGCAAATAGCCAGTGCCGCTGAAGAGCAGAGCCAAGTTGCTGAAGAGATGAACCGCAACACTTCTAATATCCGGGATCTGTCGACGCAGGTCGCCAACAACTCGGAGCAAGCCAATGAGGCCATGAGAAACCAACTGGAGCAAGTTAAGAGGCAGGAACAGCTGTTGAATCAATTTATCGTCTAA
- the lnt gene encoding apolipoprotein N-acyltransferase: MLNKLRAFAHHEKIRLVLAYLAGASTALAFAPYGLWPIYLIATVFALHQSSGLSPRAGLTYWLSFGFGCFSVGISWIHVSMSTYGGIPLIASMALMALLALYLALYPALTGYLLQKISPTTSIMRNIILFPALWTLTEWLRGWVLTGFPWLWAGYSQTEGPIKVLASVIGALGLSFVLALIAGVFALCLQKRWRPAVIIFPLLGLATYLSPMLSSVEPDGETVKVAMVQGNIPQSMKWEPETLWPTMSKYMDLSRPLLDADIIIWPEAAIPAPEYMVSEFLDNASKVANLNNSAIITGIISHQQDNFYNSLIVLGNHNSEHQSQADYIGDGSNEFKKHHLLPIGEFVPMESLLRPLAPLFNLPMSSFSRGAYQQPNLNALGHQIAPAICYEIAFPEQLRANVNEGTELLLTVSNDAWFGSSNGPLQHMEIAQMRSIELGRPLVRATNNGVTAVVDELGNITHQLPQFETGVLVADIPLVKGQTSFSKWGQSPILILSAMLLGLAILRQRWLLKK, from the coding sequence ATGCTGAATAAACTTCGGGCATTTGCCCATCATGAAAAAATACGTCTGGTACTGGCATATCTTGCCGGTGCCAGCACGGCACTCGCTTTTGCCCCCTATGGCTTATGGCCAATCTATCTCATCGCTACCGTCTTCGCACTACATCAGAGTAGCGGCTTATCACCTCGAGCCGGATTAACATACTGGCTGAGCTTCGGCTTTGGCTGCTTTTCCGTCGGAATTAGTTGGATACATGTCAGCATGTCCACCTATGGCGGTATACCACTGATCGCTTCCATGGCCTTGATGGCGCTGCTCGCCTTGTACCTTGCCCTTTATCCGGCATTGACGGGTTATCTGCTTCAAAAAATATCACCCACGACATCCATTATGAGAAACATCATCTTGTTTCCTGCGTTGTGGACCTTAACCGAATGGCTAAGGGGCTGGGTGTTGACTGGTTTCCCTTGGCTCTGGGCTGGCTATTCTCAGACCGAAGGGCCGATAAAAGTACTCGCCAGCGTCATAGGCGCACTCGGCTTAAGCTTTGTTTTGGCATTAATTGCTGGCGTATTCGCCCTGTGTTTGCAAAAACGTTGGCGTCCGGCTGTTATTATTTTCCCCTTGCTGGGATTAGCGACTTATCTGTCTCCCATGCTATCTAGCGTCGAACCCGATGGCGAAACAGTCAAGGTGGCCATGGTACAAGGAAATATTCCTCAAAGTATGAAATGGGAGCCCGAAACGCTCTGGCCTACCATGAGCAAGTACATGGACCTTTCTCGTCCACTGCTAGATGCAGATATCATCATCTGGCCCGAGGCCGCGATCCCTGCCCCGGAATATATGGTGTCAGAATTTCTCGATAATGCCAGCAAGGTCGCTAATCTCAACAACAGTGCCATCATCACAGGCATTATTAGCCACCAGCAAGATAACTTCTACAATTCACTGATCGTGCTCGGCAACCACAACAGTGAGCACCAGAGCCAGGCAGATTACATAGGAGACGGCAGCAACGAATTTAAGAAACATCACCTATTGCCAATTGGTGAGTTCGTTCCTATGGAGTCTCTGTTAAGACCCCTGGCACCACTTTTTAACTTACCCATGTCTTCGTTTAGTCGAGGTGCGTATCAACAGCCAAATCTCAACGCACTAGGTCATCAGATAGCGCCGGCAATCTGCTACGAGATAGCCTTTCCTGAACAATTAAGAGCCAACGTCAATGAGGGTACAGAGCTTCTACTGACCGTGTCTAACGATGCCTGGTTCGGCAGTTCCAACGGGCCGCTGCAACACATGGAAATAGCTCAGATGCGCTCAATCGAACTTGGCAGACCTTTAGTAAGAGCGACCAACAATGGTGTCACCGCCGTCGTCGATGAGCTGGGCAATATTACTCACCAATTACCTCAATTCGAGACAGGGGTGCTGGTCGCCGATATCCCTCTGGTGAAGGGGCAAACCAGCTTCTCCAAATGGGGCCAGTCGCCGATATTAATCTTGTCGGCTATGTTACTGGGACTGGCGATTCTCCGTCAACGCTGGCTTTTGAAGAAGTAA
- the ybeY gene encoding rRNA maturation RNase YbeY: MNLKHKHLELDLDLQVAIENESLPSQTDFELWVRIALRDTMTQAELTIRIVDEAESQTLNSSYRGKDKPTNVLSFPFEAPPEIDIPLLGDLIICAPVVECEAKQQNKSLQAHWAHMVVHGCLHLLGYDHIQDAEAEEMESLETQLIEKLGFNNPYKEQ; encoded by the coding sequence ATGAATCTTAAGCATAAACATCTCGAGTTAGATCTCGATCTGCAAGTCGCCATAGAGAATGAGTCTCTGCCATCTCAAACAGATTTTGAACTTTGGGTTCGCATTGCACTCAGAGATACCATGACTCAAGCCGAATTAACCATTAGAATAGTCGACGAAGCTGAGAGTCAAACGCTCAATAGCAGTTATAGAGGAAAAGATAAGCCGACCAATGTGCTCTCTTTTCCTTTCGAGGCGCCGCCTGAGATTGATATCCCTCTCTTAGGCGATCTCATTATCTGTGCCCCGGTGGTTGAATGCGAGGCTAAACAGCAAAACAAAAGCTTACAAGCCCACTGGGCCCACATGGTTGTACATGGTTGTCTGCATCTGCTAGGGTATGATCATATCCAAGATGCTGAAGCTGAAGAAATGGAGTCACTAGAGACTCAACTTATTGAAAAATTAGGTTTTAATAATCCATATAAGGAGCAGTAA
- a CDS encoding PhoH family protein — protein sequence MSNKLTTLNLYLEPSEIHRLASLCGPFDDNIKQLERRIGVEITYRNNHFQIVGQARNCLTSSNLLRALYVETQPIRGNTQDLEPDTVHLAIQEAVALEAEVPRDDKEFYIKTKRGVIKPRNPNQSDYVANIMRHDITFGVGPAGTGKTYLAVAAAVDALERQEVRRILLTRPAVEAGEKLGFLPGDLSQKVDPYLRPLYDALFEMMGFEKVERLIEKNIIEVAPLAYMRGRTLNDAFIILDESQNTTLEQMKMFLTRIGFNSRAVITGDITQIDLPKSQKSGLRHAIEVLSKVEEISFNFFQSKDVVRHPVVARIVEAYEEHEQKAQQAKEKRDNQYKLQEKTLNES from the coding sequence TTGTCTAACAAGTTAACCACGCTTAATCTCTATCTTGAGCCATCCGAGATCCACAGATTGGCATCACTATGTGGGCCATTCGATGACAATATTAAGCAACTAGAACGCCGGATCGGCGTTGAAATAACCTATAGAAACAACCACTTCCAGATTGTTGGTCAAGCGAGGAACTGTTTAACCAGCAGCAATCTGCTGAGGGCTCTCTATGTCGAGACTCAGCCCATAAGAGGCAACACACAGGATCTTGAACCCGATACTGTGCATCTGGCAATACAGGAAGCTGTGGCTCTGGAGGCCGAAGTACCTCGGGATGATAAAGAGTTCTATATCAAAACAAAGCGTGGCGTGATTAAACCCCGCAATCCGAATCAGAGTGACTATGTCGCTAACATAATGCGCCACGATATCACCTTCGGCGTCGGTCCAGCCGGTACAGGTAAAACCTATCTGGCGGTTGCTGCAGCTGTGGATGCCCTGGAACGTCAAGAAGTTCGCCGTATTCTACTTACCCGCCCCGCAGTCGAGGCGGGTGAAAAGTTAGGTTTCTTACCCGGAGATCTGAGCCAGAAGGTCGATCCTTACTTGCGACCTCTCTATGATGCCCTTTTCGAAATGATGGGATTCGAGAAGGTCGAACGCCTGATAGAAAAAAACATCATCGAAGTCGCTCCACTCGCCTACATGCGTGGTCGAACCCTGAATGATGCTTTCATCATCTTAGATGAGAGTCAAAATACCACCTTAGAGCAGATGAAAATGTTCTTAACCCGTATCGGATTCAACTCACGAGCGGTGATCACAGGCGACATCACTCAAATCGATCTGCCCAAGAGTCAGAAATCGGGTCTGCGCCACGCTATCGAGGTTCTCAGTAAGGTTGAGGAAATTAGTTTCAACTTCTTCCAGTCTAAAGATGTGGTTCGTCATCCAGTAGTCGCGCGAATAGTCGAAGCTTACGAAGAGCATGAACAGAAAGCTCAACAAGCTAAGGAAAAACGTGACAATCAATATAAGCTTCAGGAAAAGACGTTAAATGAATCTTAA